The genomic region AAGAAGCGAGCAGGCTAAATATTAGTATCTTTTTCATGGCAATCTTTTTCATAAAAATACAAAGATTGTGCCGCGATAAAAGTTGTTATTTTGTTAATTACTTTTTGATTCCCTAAAATACGACGATGCCCTAGTCCAGAGGTGATCATTAACTTACTGTTCTCCAGTTCTTCATGGATCTCGTAAGCTGAATTAACTTTAACATCCACGTCATTTTCATCGTGTATCACCAGCGTTGGAACCTTTACATATTTAGCAGATTCGCCACCGGAGAGGATGTCCATATCTTCATTGAACCTTTCGTCCAGGTAGGCCTTCATTTTTTTAGCCACCTTATCGTTCATTTTCATGGTTTCTGCAAAATGGCGGGTGATCTCTGAAATTTTATTCGCTGTACCTATTATAACCAGCTTATCTGTTTTTAGTCCCTGTCTTATTGCTCTTAATGAAGACATACCTCCCAGGGAATGCCCAATAACAGCATCAAACGGACCGTAATTCTCATCCATATAATGTATGGCCTTAATAAAGAATGGCATCATACTCATTTTTCCTTCAAGTTTTCCATGGGCCGGGGCATCGAAGCTCACGCACTTATAGCCTTCTTCCTGTAGTGCTTCTGCGATCTTTGCAAGTTGAGTACCACGACCACTCCAGCCATGAGCCAAAAGCACTTTTTTATCGCCCTCCCCATATTCATAGGTTCTTATTTCCCTATTCATGGACGGCACCAGAACAGTTTTCTGAATAGAGTTTTTGTCCATTTCTTTTTCCCTTGCCGGCAATTTGTATCTGAAGGGACTCAAAAATAATTTAGCTGCAAATCTACTTGCTAAAAATGGTGAAATTTTAGTCAGTATTCTGGCAATTACCAATATATAGGATGGGATAAGTAGCCTTTGTACCGGTGTGTTATCCTTCTTTTTTTTAGTCATATTTTAAGATTCCTTCAATTAATTATAAAAACAATAACATAATCACTAATTGTCTTGTGAAGCCTTGTTAACACTGCAAATATCAATAATGGTATTGTTTTTGAAACTGTAATTATTGTTAAATCATACTTAAACCATCACAGGCCATATAACGGCTTTTGTACTTTTAAGCACCTAAAAACCAAAAATCATGAAATTTA from Gramella sp. MT6 harbors:
- a CDS encoding alpha/beta hydrolase, producing MTKKKKDNTPVQRLLIPSYILVIARILTKISPFLASRFAAKLFLSPFRYKLPAREKEMDKNSIQKTVLVPSMNREIRTYEYGEGDKKVLLAHGWSGRGTQLAKIAEALQEEGYKCVSFDAPAHGKLEGKMSMMPFFIKAIHYMDENYGPFDAVIGHSLGGMSSLRAIRQGLKTDKLVIIGTANKISEITRHFAETMKMNDKVAKKMKAYLDERFNEDMDILSGGESAKYVKVPTLVIHDENDVDVKVNSAYEIHEELENSKLMITSGLGHRRILGNQKVINKITTFIAAQSLYFYEKDCHEKDTNI